A single region of the Variovorax paradoxus genome encodes:
- a CDS encoding tripartite tricarboxylate transporter TctB family protein encodes MAIALAFGLTALRYPIGDLSRAGPGLFPVMVSSLLLLIGVSTVVRSFFVEPVRLDLHFKNIALILASLCGFALISMYLDMAAGIVFMVFCSAFAGSSNSWLRNVKISAGLIAMAFALQKLLGLNLPLF; translated from the coding sequence ATGGCAATCGCGCTGGCCTTCGGCCTCACGGCGCTTCGCTATCCCATCGGGGACCTGAGCCGTGCAGGGCCGGGTCTTTTCCCCGTGATGGTGAGCAGCCTGCTGCTGCTGATCGGCGTGTCGACGGTGGTTCGGTCGTTCTTCGTCGAGCCGGTGCGGCTGGACCTCCACTTCAAGAACATCGCACTCATCCTCGCAAGCCTTTGCGGCTTCGCGTTGATCTCGATGTACCTGGACATGGCCGCGGGCATCGTCTTCATGGTGTTCTGCTCGGCCTTTGCCGGCAGTTCGAACTCGTGGCTGCGCAACGTCAAGATTTCAGCCGGGCTGATCGCCATGGCGTTCGCGCTCCAGAAACTCCTCGGCCTGAACCTGCCGCTTTTTTGA
- a CDS encoding sensor domain-containing diguanylate cyclase → MNAWLVIRARTAENEQIARANTNLARAVSQQIDSTVALAEHIISGIVFELERADITPETLQRLQPVLVNHASEIQSIKGLFIYDEQGRWLVHSEASPAGTKNNSDREYFIYHQTNPSARTLISGPIVSRSSGEWVIPVSRRINDPDGNFAGVVLITLSVKHLLSVLDRFQIGEQGAIALFGTDQLLVRRPFREADMNRRNTDSPFQKQFQASRSGTVEGRSAIDGVTRIISFEHLLDYPLFVTVAVGKDEALREWKSASIYQTTWVVLLCLIVGVSGRYLIRSMRRRLVAELHLRSARDALTEANERLEHLAQEDGLTGLANRRYFDARLLFNFQQALEGQTPLAVVMVDVDEFKKYNDLYGHLEGDECLRRIALALRSAVWRSGDLVARYGGEEMVLLLPATDAEGALEVAQRARLAVADLRIPHAASALGTVSVSLGVAAEVPQPDSTPFELLKAADEALYLAKQEGRNTVMVHE, encoded by the coding sequence ATGAACGCATGGCTGGTCATTCGCGCGCGCACGGCAGAAAACGAGCAGATCGCCCGGGCGAACACCAACCTCGCACGCGCGGTCAGCCAGCAGATCGACAGCACCGTCGCCCTGGCCGAACACATCATCTCGGGCATCGTCTTCGAACTCGAGCGCGCGGACATCACGCCCGAGACGCTGCAGCGTCTTCAACCGGTGCTGGTGAACCATGCCTCCGAAATCCAATCCATCAAGGGGCTCTTCATCTACGACGAGCAAGGACGCTGGCTCGTCCATTCCGAGGCATCTCCGGCGGGTACCAAGAACAACTCGGACCGCGAGTATTTCATTTACCACCAGACCAACCCGAGCGCGCGAACGCTGATCAGCGGCCCCATCGTGAGCCGCTCTTCGGGTGAATGGGTGATTCCGGTCTCGCGAAGAATCAACGACCCCGACGGCAACTTTGCAGGCGTGGTGCTGATCACGCTCAGCGTCAAGCACCTGCTGAGCGTGCTGGACCGCTTTCAGATCGGCGAGCAGGGAGCGATTGCGCTGTTCGGAACCGACCAGCTCCTGGTTCGCCGCCCCTTCAGGGAAGCCGATATGAACAGGCGCAATACCGACTCGCCTTTCCAGAAGCAGTTCCAGGCCTCGCGTTCGGGCACCGTCGAAGGAAGATCGGCGATCGACGGCGTGACGCGGATCATCAGCTTCGAACACCTGCTGGACTATCCGCTCTTCGTGACCGTTGCCGTCGGCAAGGACGAGGCGCTGCGGGAATGGAAGTCCGCATCGATCTATCAAACGACCTGGGTGGTTCTTCTGTGCCTGATCGTCGGCGTCTCGGGCCGCTACCTGATCCGGTCGATGCGTCGGCGGCTGGTGGCGGAACTGCATTTGCGAAGCGCCCGCGACGCACTGACCGAAGCCAATGAACGCCTGGAACATCTTGCGCAGGAAGATGGGCTCACAGGCCTGGCCAACCGCCGCTACTTCGACGCCCGCCTGCTCTTCAACTTCCAGCAGGCGCTGGAAGGCCAGACGCCGCTCGCGGTTGTCATGGTGGACGTCGACGAGTTCAAGAAGTACAACGACCTGTACGGCCATCTCGAAGGGGATGAGTGCCTGCGCCGGATTGCCCTCGCGCTGCGTTCGGCCGTGTGGCGCTCGGGCGACCTGGTCGCGCGCTACGGGGGTGAGGAAATGGTCCTGCTGTTGCCCGCTACCGATGCCGAAGGTGCGCTCGAGGTTGCGCAAAGGGCGCGGCTGGCCGTGGCCGATTTGCGGATTCCCCATGCGGCGTCGGCGCTGGGCACGGTGTCCGTGAGCCTTGGCGTGGCGGCCGAGGTGCCGCAGCCCGACAGCACGCCGTTCGAGCTTTTGAAAGCCGCGGACGAGGCGCTCTATCTTGCGAAGCAGGAGGGGCGAAACACGGTCATGGTGCACGAATGA
- a CDS encoding SMP-30/gluconolactonase/LRE family protein, whose amino-acid sequence MAQEKVDPELNGSVLRRKLLGGVGAAVGASFVFPRWTHAQAASGKPAAPPSTITQPPRDFGPGGAPTTYFTDPDVLTVDPAFDGLRQPNAPIQRLWTGALWSEGPAWNSVGRFLVWSDIPNNRQLRWSEDDGHVSVFRAPSNNSNGNTFDYQGRQLSCEHLTRRVVRYELDGSVTILASSFNGKRLNSPNDIVPHPDGSYWFTDPPYGAQLYEGAVDAPGGPANKAGRLNPRLGQPPEIGSYKRELPTAVYRLDKSGTLTQVAGEDLVPDPNGLCFSPDFKKLYIVSTGQGPGDTIAGGKGDMYVFDVGSDNKLSNGKLFSNFMVDGVKCAPDGVRADVDGNLWCSSNAGRSVGYSGVTVWTPQGRLIGRIRLPEVCGNICFGGPKRNRLFMAASQSLYAVYTATQGAAPG is encoded by the coding sequence GTGGCACAAGAAAAAGTCGATCCAGAATTGAATGGTTCGGTACTACGCCGAAAACTTCTTGGCGGCGTGGGCGCCGCGGTAGGCGCCTCCTTCGTCTTTCCGCGATGGACGCACGCGCAAGCTGCCTCCGGCAAGCCGGCTGCGCCGCCGAGCACCATCACCCAGCCGCCGCGCGACTTCGGCCCGGGCGGGGCGCCGACCACCTACTTCACCGACCCTGACGTGCTCACGGTCGACCCGGCCTTCGATGGCCTGCGCCAGCCCAACGCCCCCATCCAGCGGCTGTGGACCGGCGCGCTGTGGTCCGAAGGGCCTGCTTGGAATTCGGTCGGCCGCTTTCTGGTGTGGAGCGACATACCGAACAACCGCCAGCTGCGCTGGAGCGAGGACGACGGCCACGTCAGCGTGTTTCGCGCGCCTTCCAACAACAGCAACGGAAATACCTTCGACTACCAGGGCAGACAGTTGTCCTGCGAGCACCTGACGCGGCGCGTGGTGCGCTACGAGCTCGACGGTTCGGTCACCATCCTCGCCTCGAGCTTCAACGGCAAGCGGCTCAACTCGCCGAACGACATCGTCCCTCACCCTGACGGCAGCTACTGGTTCACCGATCCGCCCTACGGCGCCCAGCTGTACGAGGGCGCGGTCGACGCACCGGGCGGGCCCGCCAACAAGGCCGGCCGGCTCAATCCGAGGCTCGGGCAGCCGCCCGAAATCGGCTCGTACAAGCGCGAACTGCCGACCGCGGTGTACCGCCTGGACAAGAGCGGCACGCTCACGCAGGTGGCTGGCGAAGACCTGGTGCCCGACCCGAACGGCCTGTGCTTCTCGCCGGACTTCAAGAAGCTCTACATCGTCAGCACCGGGCAGGGGCCGGGCGACACCATTGCCGGCGGCAAGGGCGACATGTATGTGTTCGATGTCGGCTCGGACAACAAGCTCAGCAACGGCAAGCTCTTCAGCAACTTCATGGTCGACGGCGTGAAATGCGCGCCCGACGGCGTGCGCGCCGACGTCGACGGCAACCTGTGGTGCTCCAGCAATGCGGGCCGCAGCGTGGGCTACAGCGGCGTCACGGTGTGGACGCCGCAAGGCCGGCTCATCGGGCGTATCCGGCTGCCGGAAGTCTGCGGCAACATCTGCTTCGGCGGCCCCAAGCGCAACCGCCTCTTCATGGCGGCAAGCCAGTCGCTGTATGCCGTCTACACCGCCACCCAGGGCGCGGCGCCGGGCTAG
- a CDS encoding SDR family NAD(P)-dependent oxidoreductase yields the protein MNSSAALRLFVTALLAFALGGCALAPTVGADDARRIAGKTYVVTGASSGFGRGVAVRLGGLGANVVLAARRTELLEEVAREVRSAGGNALVVTTDVARPGDMDRLMSATLARFGRVDVWINNAGVGVIGRFEEIPVADHARVVDVNLNGVIYGSHIALGVFRAQGSGTLVNVGSVESEVPLAYQASYAASKAGVLALGRALNEELRLASLSGVQVATVMPWAADTPFFAHAGSYSGRAPNMFALDPPEKVVEAIVWVSVNPREELPVGWKAGVSTASHRLFPDLTERLSADMVHKAQMERAPPALNGPGALHRPLEAGRGVSGGMLLRPGPDGVLRPSERVIRAP from the coding sequence ATGAACTCATCCGCCGCGCTCCGCTTGTTCGTGACTGCGCTGCTCGCGTTCGCACTCGGTGGCTGTGCGCTTGCCCCGACCGTCGGCGCCGACGATGCTCGTCGCATTGCCGGCAAGACCTACGTGGTCACCGGCGCATCGAGTGGCTTCGGCCGTGGCGTTGCCGTGAGGCTTGGCGGGCTGGGAGCCAATGTCGTGCTCGCAGCACGCCGCACCGAACTGCTGGAAGAGGTCGCACGCGAGGTGCGCAGCGCCGGCGGCAACGCCCTGGTGGTAACGACCGATGTGGCGCGTCCTGGCGACATGGATCGCCTGATGTCGGCCACGCTCGCGCGCTTTGGGAGGGTCGACGTCTGGATCAACAACGCCGGCGTGGGCGTCATCGGACGCTTCGAGGAAATTCCGGTGGCGGACCATGCACGCGTGGTGGACGTGAACCTCAACGGCGTGATCTACGGCAGCCATATCGCACTGGGGGTGTTCCGCGCGCAGGGCAGCGGAACGCTGGTGAACGTCGGTTCGGTCGAAAGCGAAGTGCCGCTCGCCTACCAGGCTTCGTACGCGGCCTCCAAGGCGGGTGTGCTGGCGCTGGGCCGCGCGCTCAACGAAGAGCTTCGGTTGGCCAGCCTTTCGGGGGTGCAGGTTGCCACTGTAATGCCCTGGGCGGCCGACACGCCGTTCTTTGCGCATGCGGGCAGCTACAGCGGACGAGCGCCGAACATGTTCGCGCTCGACCCGCCGGAGAAGGTGGTCGAGGCGATTGTGTGGGTGTCCGTCAATCCGCGGGAGGAACTCCCGGTCGGGTGGAAAGCAGGCGTTTCGACCGCGAGCCACCGGCTCTTTCCCGACTTGACCGAGCGCTTGTCGGCCGACATGGTGCACAAGGCGCAGATGGAGCGGGCGCCGCCGGCGCTGAACGGCCCTGGTGCACTGCACCGGCCGCTCGAGGCCGGCCGAGGCGTGAGCGGCGGCATGCTGCTGCGGCCGGGGCCGGACGGCGTACTCCGGCCATCGGAGCGGGTCATTCGTGCACCATGA
- a CDS encoding SLC13 family permease encodes MSSHWISIYALVGMFVLATVLPINMGVIAFVGAFLVGTLVAGMNTKAIMGGFPADLFLTLVGITYLFALAQNNGTIDWLVRLAVRAVRGRIAAIPWIMFLIAALLTAVGAVSPAAVAIIAPIALGFAAKYGINPLLMGLMAVHGAQGGGFSPISIYGGITNKIVAKAGLPLNEVATMLASLGVNLSVSLLLFFLMGGMKLLRQRANADGSAPVVQRVSHGQSGAQVYGDAEGESFPEERRIAARAENSLMESSRAEAAQPGSHAYRIATVAGLLALAVLTLFFKQDIGFVSISIGLVLTLMAPNLQKRALGQVSWPEIMLIVGVSTYVGVMEKMGTIDFVGHSVAGLTSPMIAALLLCFVGAVVSAFASSTAVLGSLIPLAVPFLQGDTGVGAIGFIAAMAVSSTIVDVSPFSTNGALVLASAKGVDRDVFFRQLMVYGAIVTLVAPVVVWLLFVVL; translated from the coding sequence ATGAGTTCACATTGGATTTCGATTTACGCGCTGGTCGGCATGTTCGTGCTGGCCACCGTGCTGCCCATCAACATGGGCGTGATCGCCTTCGTCGGCGCGTTCCTGGTCGGCACGCTGGTGGCCGGCATGAACACGAAGGCGATCATGGGCGGCTTTCCGGCCGACCTGTTTCTCACGCTGGTAGGCATCACCTATCTGTTCGCGCTGGCGCAGAACAACGGCACCATCGATTGGCTGGTCAGGCTGGCGGTGCGCGCGGTGCGCGGGCGCATTGCCGCCATTCCCTGGATCATGTTTCTCATTGCCGCGCTGCTCACGGCGGTGGGCGCGGTCAGCCCGGCGGCGGTGGCCATCATTGCGCCTATCGCGCTTGGCTTTGCCGCCAAGTACGGCATCAACCCGCTGCTCATGGGGCTCATGGCGGTGCACGGCGCGCAGGGCGGCGGCTTTTCGCCGATCAGCATCTACGGCGGCATCACCAACAAGATCGTTGCCAAGGCCGGCCTGCCGCTGAACGAGGTTGCCACCATGCTGGCAAGCCTCGGGGTCAACCTGTCGGTTTCGCTGCTGCTGTTCTTCCTGATGGGCGGCATGAAGCTGCTGCGGCAGCGAGCGAACGCCGACGGTAGCGCCCCAGTCGTGCAGCGCGTGTCGCATGGGCAAAGCGGCGCGCAGGTGTATGGCGACGCCGAAGGTGAATCGTTTCCCGAAGAGCGGCGCATCGCGGCGCGGGCGGAAAACTCCCTGATGGAGTCATCGCGCGCCGAAGCCGCGCAACCTGGCTCGCATGCCTACCGCATCGCCACCGTGGCCGGACTGCTTGCGCTCGCCGTGCTGACGCTGTTCTTCAAGCAGGACATCGGCTTCGTCTCGATCAGCATCGGCCTCGTGCTGACGCTGATGGCACCCAACCTGCAAAAGCGCGCGCTGGGCCAGGTGTCGTGGCCGGAGATCATGCTGATCGTGGGCGTCAGCACCTACGTGGGCGTGATGGAAAAGATGGGCACGATCGACTTTGTCGGCCATAGCGTGGCCGGACTCACCTCGCCCATGATCGCCGCGCTGCTGCTGTGCTTCGTCGGCGCGGTGGTCTCGGCGTTCGCCTCGTCGACCGCCGTGCTCGGCTCGCTGATCCCGCTGGCGGTGCCGTTCCTGCAGGGCGATACAGGGGTCGGCGCCATCGGCTTCATCGCGGCAATGGCCGTGTCCTCGACCATCGTCGACGTCAGTCCGTTCTCCACCAACGGCGCGCTGGTGCTTGCCAGCGCCAAGGGGGTGGACCGGGACGTGTTCTTCCGGCAGCTGATGGTGTACGGCGCCATCGTGACGCTGGTGGCGCCGGTGGTGGTGTGGCTGCTCTTCGTGGTGCTGTGA
- a CDS encoding LysR family transcriptional regulator, protein MLLHVDEEITFRKLEILLAFMEAGNLARAAEKLDISAVSVHRALHSLETGLRCALFRHEGRNLHPTEAAHALAEVARDVLRTMSEGVRATREVAGYSADRIRIGSLYSLTSRTVPQLIMGMKLRKPDLHTELVLGSNAHLLQKLRDGAIDAALMAIPEDVSDVESEPLFEDDIQFAAPVGSPYSALSEIDLSSCAGERFVSLSEGFVTYRGFVETFRIAGFTPNVVMKTDDIFSLMNLVSGGVGYTLLPGRVRGVMPQKVQLIPLQPRYLMRQTIALNFLRTRERDPNLLALLSVCRLARAELR, encoded by the coding sequence ATGCTCCTCCACGTCGACGAAGAGATCACTTTCCGCAAGCTCGAGATCCTGCTGGCCTTCATGGAGGCCGGCAATCTGGCTCGCGCGGCGGAAAAGCTCGACATCAGCGCCGTCAGCGTGCACCGCGCGCTGCATTCGCTGGAAACCGGCTTGCGCTGCGCCCTGTTCCGGCACGAAGGCCGCAACCTGCACCCGACCGAAGCCGCCCATGCGCTGGCAGAGGTAGCCCGCGATGTGCTTCGCACAATGTCCGAGGGCGTTCGCGCCACGCGCGAAGTTGCCGGCTACTCGGCCGACCGGATCCGCATCGGTTCGCTCTATTCCCTGACCAGCCGCACGGTGCCGCAGCTGATCATGGGCATGAAGCTGCGCAAGCCCGACCTGCACACCGAGCTCGTGCTCGGGTCCAACGCGCACCTGCTGCAGAAGCTGCGGGACGGCGCCATCGACGCTGCGCTCATGGCCATTCCTGAAGACGTTTCCGATGTCGAGTCGGAACCGCTGTTCGAAGACGACATCCAGTTTGCCGCACCCGTAGGCTCCCCCTACTCCGCCCTGAGCGAGATCGACCTGAGCAGCTGCGCCGGCGAGCGCTTCGTGAGCCTGAGCGAAGGCTTCGTCACCTACAGGGGGTTTGTCGAAACCTTCCGCATCGCCGGCTTCACGCCCAACGTGGTGATGAAGACCGACGACATCTTCTCGCTGATGAACCTGGTGAGCGGCGGGGTCGGCTACACGCTGCTGCCGGGTCGAGTGCGCGGCGTGATGCCGCAGAAGGTGCAGCTGATTCCGCTGCAACCCCGGTACTTGATGCGCCAGACCATCGCGCTCAACTTCCTGCGCACGCGCGAGCGCGACCCGAACCTGCTGGCGCTGCTGTCGGTGTGCCGCCTGGCAAGAGCTGAACTCCGCTGA
- a CDS encoding PLP-dependent aminotransferase family protein: MPRTANTPEVPAIGQLDRKAGGLARQLAHKLRQAVKRGDLQAGEILPSTRALAISLGVARGTVLEAFEQLIAEGFLEAEQGGSTRVAASLADMPLVGADAREGKASGKPLPLPLPSAAFAQIARQFMPLPPVPFAVSVPAGVAAPGEVWRRLGNQIRARGKGMPSGYGDPQGALPLRQAIAEYVRRSRSVRCDPAQVIVTTGTQQGLYLACLVLLGNEDHAWVENPAYWGITAILETLGPKGRMVRVPVDSEGLIVEEGLRLRPDARAAFVTPSHQYPLGMPLSMARRNALLNWARANAAWVVEDDYDSELRYAGHPFPSMQGLDPDHVIYLGTFSKILFPSLRLGYAVVPPRLVDAFCGARMLLDRHPPSADQHVLAAFIAEGHLDRHIRRIRGVYGECRSQLSQLFQEMLPRDLAWLQPSDQGMHSVLWLAPGIDDQAVSIQAARAGVAVRPVSRMYAEGSERSGLILGLGAFTADEFADAARRLASIITAAAPTGRRRVRSAIR; encoded by the coding sequence ATGCCGCGGACCGCCAATACGCCGGAAGTTCCAGCGATCGGGCAACTCGATCGCAAGGCCGGCGGCCTCGCACGGCAACTCGCCCACAAGTTGCGTCAGGCGGTCAAGCGAGGCGACCTCCAAGCCGGCGAAATCCTCCCGTCGACTCGGGCGCTCGCCATTTCGTTGGGTGTCGCACGCGGTACTGTCCTCGAGGCTTTCGAGCAACTGATTGCCGAAGGATTCCTGGAGGCCGAACAAGGTGGCAGCACGCGCGTCGCCGCATCTTTGGCCGACATGCCATTGGTTGGTGCCGACGCACGCGAAGGCAAGGCGAGCGGCAAGCCTCTGCCACTGCCCTTGCCATCGGCGGCGTTCGCCCAGATCGCTCGGCAGTTCATGCCTTTGCCGCCGGTGCCCTTTGCCGTTTCAGTGCCTGCCGGCGTTGCCGCTCCCGGCGAGGTCTGGCGCCGTCTGGGGAACCAGATTCGCGCGCGCGGCAAGGGGATGCCAAGCGGCTATGGAGACCCTCAGGGTGCCTTGCCTCTGCGCCAGGCGATCGCGGAATATGTGCGACGGTCTCGCTCAGTGCGTTGCGACCCTGCTCAGGTCATTGTGACGACCGGTACCCAGCAAGGGCTCTATCTGGCCTGCCTGGTGCTTCTGGGCAACGAAGACCATGCGTGGGTCGAGAACCCGGCCTATTGGGGCATCACCGCAATATTGGAAACCTTGGGGCCCAAAGGCCGCATGGTGCGCGTGCCGGTCGATTCGGAAGGTTTGATCGTAGAAGAGGGCTTGCGCTTGAGGCCCGATGCACGCGCCGCGTTTGTGACTCCGTCGCATCAGTACCCTTTGGGCATGCCTTTGAGCATGGCGCGCCGAAACGCCCTGCTGAACTGGGCGCGCGCCAATGCAGCCTGGGTCGTGGAAGACGACTACGACAGCGAGTTGCGATATGCGGGACATCCGTTCCCGTCAATGCAAGGCCTGGATCCCGATCATGTGATCTATCTGGGAACATTCAGCAAGATCCTCTTTCCGTCGCTGCGGCTGGGATATGCCGTCGTGCCTCCCAGGCTCGTCGACGCGTTCTGTGGTGCTCGAATGCTGCTGGACCGCCATCCCCCGAGCGCCGACCAGCATGTCCTGGCGGCGTTTATCGCCGAGGGGCATCTGGACCGGCACATCCGGCGCATCCGAGGCGTCTATGGAGAATGCCGCAGCCAGCTTTCGCAGCTTTTTCAGGAGATGCTTCCCCGTGACCTGGCATGGCTGCAACCCAGCGATCAGGGCATGCACTCGGTGCTCTGGCTGGCGCCTGGCATCGATGACCAGGCCGTTTCCATTCAGGCCGCCAGGGCCGGCGTGGCTGTGCGCCCGGTGTCTCGCATGTATGCGGAAGGCAGCGAACGTTCCGGCTTGATCCTGGGCCTGGGAGCTTTCACGGCCGACGAGTTTGCGGACGCCGCGCGGCGATTGGCGTCCATCATCACTGCGGCCGCTCCAACAGGACGCCGAAGGGTCCGTAGCGCCATTCGATGA
- a CDS encoding tripartite tricarboxylate transporter permease, which translates to MEVLNNLAFGFSHALTWQNLLFCAIGCTVGTLVGLLPGLGPLATISLLLPLTYSIPTTGALIMLAGIYYGAQYGDSVSAITMKIPHASSIVACIDGYAMTLKGQTGLALFTAGFSSFIGGTVAILVLSFFAPMLGEVAFLFGPADYVAMMLVGFVCVSFVTTGSLLNGLAMCMIGVLLGTIGTDVNSGMARFTLDMPFLTDGVGIVSIALGCFGIAEITKNLDSREERSPFNGKINLIPTWAEFKRIIPSALRGSVVGSLLGILPGGGPTIAQFAAYALDKKVSKYKHEIGSGCIEGVAGQAAADEAAARTSFIPLMSIGIPENAVMALMLAAFIIKGIQPGPNMIGAHPELFWGLVASMWIGNVFLLVLNVPLVRYWLSVFKIPYSVLFPSILFFCCIGTYSVNNNLEDVFITSAFGFMGYMFMRLELDAAPLMLGFILGPMLEENFRRAMLLSRGSFNVFVNRPISGTLMALIAVFIAWQVVAFVVKAQKKNAGAGIVHGALAEE; encoded by the coding sequence ATGGAAGTCTTGAACAACCTGGCGTTCGGCTTTTCGCACGCCCTCACGTGGCAGAACCTGCTGTTCTGCGCCATCGGCTGCACGGTGGGAACGCTGGTGGGCCTGCTGCCGGGCCTTGGTCCGCTGGCAACCATCAGCCTGCTGCTGCCGCTGACCTATTCCATTCCCACGACCGGCGCACTCATCATGCTGGCCGGCATTTACTACGGTGCGCAATACGGCGACAGCGTGAGTGCCATCACCATGAAGATTCCGCATGCGAGCAGCATCGTGGCCTGCATCGACGGGTATGCGATGACGCTGAAAGGGCAGACCGGCCTCGCGCTCTTCACGGCCGGTTTCTCCAGCTTCATCGGCGGCACGGTGGCCATCCTGGTGCTGTCGTTCTTCGCACCCATGCTGGGCGAGGTCGCTTTCCTGTTCGGTCCCGCGGACTACGTCGCGATGATGCTGGTGGGCTTTGTGTGCGTGAGCTTCGTCACCACCGGCAGCCTGCTGAACGGGCTGGCGATGTGCATGATTGGCGTGCTGCTGGGAACCATCGGCACCGACGTGAACAGCGGCATGGCGCGCTTCACGCTGGACATGCCGTTCCTGACCGACGGCGTCGGCATCGTGAGCATCGCGCTGGGCTGCTTCGGCATTGCAGAGATCACCAAGAACCTCGACTCCCGCGAGGAGCGCTCGCCCTTCAACGGCAAGATCAACCTCATTCCCACCTGGGCGGAGTTCAAGCGGATCATTCCCAGCGCGCTGCGCGGCAGCGTGGTCGGCTCGCTGCTGGGCATATTGCCCGGCGGCGGCCCGACCATTGCGCAGTTTGCGGCCTACGCGCTCGACAAGAAGGTGAGCAAATACAAGCATGAGATCGGCTCCGGCTGCATCGAGGGCGTGGCCGGCCAGGCCGCGGCCGATGAAGCAGCCGCGCGCACCAGCTTCATTCCGCTGATGAGCATCGGCATTCCCGAAAACGCCGTGATGGCGCTGATGCTCGCCGCCTTCATCATCAAGGGCATCCAGCCGGGGCCCAACATGATCGGCGCCCACCCCGAGCTGTTCTGGGGCCTGGTGGCCAGCATGTGGATCGGCAACGTCTTCTTGCTGGTGCTGAACGTGCCGCTGGTGCGCTACTGGCTCTCGGTGTTCAAGATCCCGTACAGCGTGCTGTTCCCGTCGATCCTGTTCTTCTGCTGCATTGGCACCTACAGCGTCAACAACAATCTCGAAGACGTCTTCATCACGTCCGCCTTCGGCTTCATGGGCTACATGTTCATGCGGCTCGAGCTGGACGCCGCGCCGCTCATGCTCGGATTCATCCTCGGCCCGATGCTGGAAGAGAACTTCCGCCGGGCCATGCTGCTAAGCCGCGGAAGCTTCAATGTGTTCGTCAACAGGCCCATCAGCGGCACGCTCATGGCGCTGATCGCTGTCTTCATCGCGTGGCAGGTTGTGGCCTTCGTCGTCAAGGCACAGAAGAAGAATGCCGGCGCGGGCATCGTGCACGGCGCGTTGGCCGAGGAGTGA